TTCTCCCATGGTCTTGTAGTCAGAACCATCTCAACCTGGTTCTTGTGAACAACGTGCCTTTGTTTTTCAGTGTCCGTGATGGACCATACATGCCCACCTTGCGACTTCTCCATCAATGTAAGTGTATAGTTCATGCATTTCTTAACTTGTCTAGTAATAATAATTGTGAACATTTCGCTGATTTTTAACTGACTGCATATTGCATGTCTTTTACATCTCAAATGTTCAATgttacataataaattattgagGATGCAGCTGACTTTGGGTACAGCTCATATGATGAAAAGATATTGAAATGTATTATGTGGAAAAATTATAGGttgttaaatattttccttttagaTCCAAATATAATGAAGAAGTTACAAGTTGATCGTGGCGCAATTAGATTTGTCTTGGCGGGGGCAAACATAATGTGTCCCGGTCTTACGTCTCCTGGGGGTTTCTTGGATGAGGATGTAGGAGCAGAATATCCTGTGGTACTTCCATTATATTCTATACATATATTGATTATAATGCACAAAGTAAGCATTTTCTAGTGAATTTATATTAGTCATAATAACACCATGTATTTATCTGTTTTTAGGCGATTATGGCTGAAGGAAAACAGCATGCTCTTGCTATTGGCTTTACAAAAATGTCAGCAAAAGACATGTAAGAAACTTTTCTTATCCCGTCCTTTGGTTGGAGGAATTTTTTGAATGATTTAAGTAAGAATTCTTTcactataaatatataaacatgtaAGTAGGTTTGTGGTTGGGTTGGGTTTACTACATAATGAGACAAAACCTATTAAAAAGGTTTAATTTGGGCTAGTTTGggctttaaaaattttcaaaggaTGAACAAACCAAACTAACGCAATCAAATTCAAGTTGGTTTATGTATGATCATGTGGTTGccatatttttcaataattttgtaCACAAATTTTGTAAGATAAAGCTGGGAAAGTAACAAATTGCAGCACAGTAGAATACCCTCGTCTGGTAAGACCAACTAACATCCCAGATTTCTGCACCCCTTGCACTTTCATCAACTCCGCCATACGACCAAAACTACTCACCTATTAGATGCACTTGATCTCAAGCCTGAGATGGGTGCTTCTCAAGCTCCCCACACCCATCACCATCAACTCAGCAATGCTGCTCTCTGCAACTAATTGCAACCATTTATTCCAACATTCTACTCAAATCCCTAGTTCATCCAAATGAATCACATGTCAACAATTTGTAGCATGAGCTATGATGATTGCATTTTGATGGGTGGCCCATGAGAGGTCACTGACGGGTGGGGAGGAGAATATTTAATAGAATTTTATCTTTGATTCATATGggagtgaatttttttttttttcgtaaggCATATATTGAAATACATTGGGTTGGCTTTTATGAGTTTCAAGCTCTTTAGTTGACTTGActtaaattagatttatattCTTGTACTAATTTACCTCCCAATTCAATCcgtgtttttaattttggtttggtttgggtCATGTAGGTTCCTCAGTCAATTGGAACCTGCTCTTCTACCATACATTTAAGAGAAAGTTTAAGatcaaaatagttttttttgCCATATCTCATTAAGAGCGTATGATCTCTCATGTGCAATCAAGGGTGACCTACTTGTCTAGGTGGGGGATAACTACCTCCCCAAACAATTTTTTCCTTGGCTTCTAGAACACATTTCTATGCCCTATTCCCCCCCTCCTAAACTATTTACTGTATTTTTCTGCAGTTACTGGTCTACAGACTACAATTTATAATTGACCCTTAATGAGCTGCAGGCCTTTCCCCACGCAAACCAAGTTTGATCATGTGGGTCTGCTATCATATTATCTCCAGCTCAACTGAAAATTCAACATTGTATTTTAAAGGCTTAAAGCTGAAGCATCACTTTACTGCCTATAATATCAATAGTGTTACTTAAATCATGCCATagcagtttttttttattaaagaataaaaagtagTCGATGATGTCAAAATAaagataacttttttatttgctGATATTAATTTCCTTGGTTGATTCTTGTGCTCAAGAAGTTAAATATTTATGTGGTTTCAGAAAAGCAATCAACAAAGGAATTGGGGTTGACAACTTGCATTATCTCAATGATGGTCTTTGGAAGGTATGATCGATATATGCTTTCCTTCTTGTTCGTATCGCTATTAAGAAATCAGTAGATGTAATGTCTCATTCTTGCCCTTTAATGTACCCGCTATTCTGCATCTTCCAGCGAGTGcttcataatatattttcttctgattgttttattttggtGTTGGTTCTTCTGATATTTGTTGCTTTCCTTCTTGTTCGTATCGCTATTAAGAAATCAGTAGATGTAATGTCTCATTCTTGCCCTTTGTTCGTATCGCTATTAAGAAATCAGTAGATGTAATGTCTCATTCTTGCCCTTTAATGTACCCGCTATTCTGCATCTTCCAGCGAGTGcttcataatatattttcttctgattgttttattttggtGTTGGTTCTTCTGATATTTGATGCATCCTCATCATCTATTTTTCTATACTACGTTGTAGATGGAGCGACTTGATTGAAGATGTTGTAAGAGCTTCAATGCGTACTACTAAGATGCCTGTTTTCTGGACCTTGATCTAGATCTAGGGATCATATGCGAACTTGTATGTTTGTTGTTATACGGTATAAACAGTAAAGAAAAGAGTTTTGTTTTACAGAGTGCTCTTAGTACTATGTAGATTTCCTGTAACGTGGAATACACTCTGCGTGTTAACAAATACGAAGTTTTGTTTACTTTCGGACTTCAAATGAATACTGCAATCATGCTCGGAAAGTTAATTCAAACTTGATGCCATTTGATACTTGTTGCATCACCACAATTTCTTAAACAATCGCAAATGATGTAGAGTGTTTGACTGGAGAGAAAATTGGCTGTTGAAAAAAGTGTAGTTTATTCATTGCATTATTAGTAGACATGTCATAGTGAGTCTGAGCCAACTTGGTTCACTACAAATTTGAGCTGGGTTGGATTAAATAAGTTAAGTTTTTTGTTGATTATGAGCTACAACTGGTCTAGTTCACTTAATTTTTCGGGTTATACTATTTTAAGCTAGGTTTTGACGAGCTATGGTGAACTGATTTGGAACTtgcttatattttaaaaaagctCTATTCTAAATTGAAACTGTAATTTCTTTGCCTTGAAAAAAGTTGAAACATGAAGCAAAGTTGAAGAGAAAGTTGGTGGTGGTGTTAAGGTTTGAAGGACATATTTGATCCGTGAGTTGAAGTGGAGAGAAGAGAAGGTTAAGGTCGCTTCGCTTGGAAGTGTTAAACGATGCTCTGGACCATTGTTTTCTGGTTGTGAATGTTTTAGAAGAAAATTGTTGTCAATGAGTAATACCCAATTGATGATGATGGTTAAAGGGTGCCAATGAAgttgacaaatattttatactttttatttttatatgggTGAGTGAATCAACCTTCTTAACTTATCTATCCCTGGTGGATTGAGTCCCCATCTCGTTCATTTTTACTATATGACTCTGTATCGAAAAAACATCATCTCAATGCTTTTGATAATCCAATAATTAGGTTTAAATATacctaatttcaatttttatggTTCCTCTGTTTAAGCGCTCCAAAAGATTTGTCATACTCGCCAAAGAAGCTCGAGTGATCTTGCTAACAACTTAAGTGGATGCCAATATGGAGTGAAAATTACAGGTCATCAAAGATAGCTAGTGTACTACCACGTTAGTGATTAACATGACATGGAAATTTAATTGcgatttatataatttcttatgTAACAACCCTTGTTATTAGGGTTTGTGTCTTAACATTACCAATAATGCGACCCAAGTCTCATTGTATACCCAAATATCTAGCGCAGAGATATGAAGATTGACCACATTTTGTCGAATGAAGTAGTATTTAGTCGCAATTTTCAGCGGATGTGCCATTCATTGTTTTATTCAGCTGTTTATTTGGTCAAGGGTAGTAAATAATCGATTTAATCAACCACAATTATTGCTAGTTTTCATGTGGGCTAAGGGTTTTAGTGCGTATCGGAAAGTATTATCCTTTCATGTGGGTTAAACCGTTAACATTTTAGCACTTTCGAAAACTAAATTCGGAAGACCACGTGAGTGGCTTCTCACTTTCTAGTTTCCATCAAATTATCCTGACAAATAAGTTTCACATGTATAAGATTTCCACCAACTCAAGATAGCCAAACAATAAAATCTAAGATTTCCACCTCTAACTTtgtagtttttaacaaattttaaccaATAAAAATAGTTTGTTGAAAGGTGGCTGCTATTGTCAGAGTATATTGCTTGCACTATCATACAATAATAATCAGTGAATGGGACAACCTTTAACGACAATGCCTTTCTCAGTGGGACAAGTAGCCAAGGGGCAGCCTTCAAGATTATTTCCCCACCAGTTAAGTgaaatgttgttgttgttcaaAGCAAGAAACAGTAAGATTGTCATAAAGGCAGTTCCAGCATCAAGACCACCAGACAGTACATAATTGCAGcgtttccaccattgttgtctATATCTATATACAACGAACCCTGAGAGAAATGCAAGCAGTATCCAACTAGTGAAGTTGACAGCTGTTGCAGGGGGCATTATTGATGTGGCACTCAACAACACGGGCATGTGAATTAGAGTTATCCACTTTTGCCCAGGAAAAGCCTTGTGAGCAAGCCAAACCAGAAAGGGAGCAATAGCTCCACCAAGGAAGAAGAAATTCACTTTGGAATATTCACCAAGGTCTCCAAAGATTCTTCGTGGTCCAAGAAGACCCCATATAACTGATGCATCAAAGAACACATTGTCCATTGGGCAAGTCCAAGGGCTATCAGGAGGCAACATGTTGGTGTCACAAAGGTTAGGGATCGTTCTCATCAACCACCATGCTGTTATTGTGTATATAAATACTGATAACACTGTTCCTACAACCTACGTACAGTGAAATTTGCAACCAGATTTAGTTTCTTCAAATAAGAACTAACTCCTAGTATGTGTATCAACTCTTAAAGGTTCACATTTAAAATGATAGAGGAATCACAGCTTACCTGTGCCATGAACATTGTTCTTGGAGGAATCTTCATATAGTGTCCAAGTTTGAAGTCTTGCAAAAAGGTTAGTGCTTGAGTCATGCTGATGTAGCCATACACCTTAAAGCACATGTTAGCCACAGGGCGCTCTGGATACATGTAACCAATTATGTATTCTGTTATGATGTTTAAACCGGGTTGCTGTTAAGAACAAAGAGATGGGGTCTTAGAAAATTCTCCTTAGCACCGTTGTAAAATTAGCAAGCTCAGTAAGTGAATTGTTGAGATACCTGATTTGTTGTCGCATTTATTATTCCGATTGGAAGAGTAAAGAAAATGGAAATTGCGCAAGCTAGCAACACACCCCACCAAGGCAACTGGAGTGATTCCTTGTAGTGctcacaaataaatataataagagcGATGTTCACTACTAGAATGATGTAAAACCACCACATTGGGACTGATTTGTATCTTCTCATGAGTCTTGTGTGTATGTCTACTTTTTTACTGTTTCCAAAGGCCATTTTACTTTGATTCCATATTTCCCTGCGTAGGACGCATATGATAATTGTTAACGAAATTGAAATTTCGAAAGACATAGCACATttcacaaaagaaaattaattggAACAGGGTACGGGCCTGTGCAGACTTTCATATTAAGTGACACTTGATTTATACTTACATTTTCACTGCAAACATAACGAATTAAAGTAATTGATAATATAAGCACATGGAAATTCAGTTTAGCACAGAAAAAGTTTCTGTGAAGGGAACATATAACATTTTCTGGACAAAATCAAACTTGAAGTTTAAGGTGTTTAATATAAGAAGTTCAGAATGATTCAGGAGCTTCATAGAGCAGTGAGGGGGGGATAAAATATCTAGGTTTAATTTCACTGTTTTGGTTATGCTAACATCTAACAGTAATAACATCCAAACACATGTCAAATTGATGATAAAATCAGATGATGGTGAACAAAGTGGCTACCTCCCATGAAAGAGCAGAACATGCACAATGGTAGCAGAAAGTGCTGCAAATCCAAGGCCATATGTCATTGCAAAGAATGTGCTGAGATGCACAGGCCCGTTGATTGAATAGGCATGCCGATCAAGATGGAAATCGGAGTCGACAATAGTTGAAATGTCATACCGGGAACCGTTTCCCATGAACAGCTTACTTGAAAATATTGGAAAAGTCTTGGCATGATAGGCATTAAACCAGTAAGAAATTGGTGTCATCACATACATTATAAGAAAAAACCCAACAGCAATATTAGCAGTAGCAAACCAAGGGCTGGCTAATGGACTTCCCAGGTAAGAAGAAATGGTAGACCAATCAAATCCAAATGATGCAATTCCAAGACCCTTCAAGCCAGAACCAAGTTGTTGGACAAGAATGGACTTGGGGGCAACCCAACAAATCCAAGAG
This Vigna angularis cultivar LongXiaoDou No.4 chromosome 4, ASM1680809v1, whole genome shotgun sequence DNA region includes the following protein-coding sequences:
- the LOC108322829 gene encoding uncharacterized protein LOC108322829, with amino-acid sequence MFKKFSGEDVSAQNQVKASVQRKIRQSIAEEYPGLEPVLDDILPKKSPLIVAKCQNHLNLVLVNNVPLFFSVRDGPYMPTLRLLHQYPNIMKKLQVDRGAIRFVLAGANIMCPGLTSPGGFLDEDVGAEYPVAIMAEGKQHALAIGFTKMSAKDIKAINKGIGVDNLHYLNDGLWKMERLD
- the LOC108322831 gene encoding oligopeptide transporter 6 isoform X2, whose product is MPRVIRSSTMKTTTLLSPLKVLGFGWAGLFRKFLVEPGEMWWPSNLVQVSLFSALHEKGKRPKGGTTRTQFFLLVLVSGLAYYVFPGYMFSMLTSFSWICWVAPKSILVQQLGSGLKGLGIASFGFDWSTISSYLGSPLASPWFATANIAVGFFLIMYVMTPISYWFNAYHAKTFPIFSSKLFMGNGSRYDISTIVDSDFHLDRHAYSINGPVHLSTFFAMTYGLGFAALSATIVHVLLFHGREIWNQSKMAFGNSKKVDIHTRLMRRYKSVPMWWFYIILVVNIALIIFICEHYKESLQLPWWGVLLACAISIFFTLPIGIINATTNQQPGLNIITEYIIGYMYPERPVANMCFKVYGYISMTQALTFLQDFKLGHYMKIPPRTMFMAQVVGTVLSVFIYTITAWWLMRTIPNLCDTNMLPPDSPWTCPMDNVFFDASVIWGLLGPRRIFGDLGEYSKVNFFFLGGAIAPFLVWLAHKAFPGQKWITLIHMPVLLSATSIMPPATAVNFTSWILLAFLSGFVVYRYRQQWWKRCNYVLSGGLDAGTAFMTILLFLALNNNNISLNWWGNNLEGCPLATCPTEKGIVVKGCPIH
- the LOC108322831 gene encoding oligopeptide transporter 6 isoform X3; the protein is MWWPSNLVQVSLFSALHEKGKRPKGGTTRTQFFLLVLVSGLAYYVFPGYMFSMLTSFSWICWVAPKSILVQQLGSGLKGLGIASFGFDWSTISSYLGSPLASPWFATANIAVGFFLIMYVMTPISYWFNAYHAKTFPIFSSKLFMGNGSRYDISTIVDSDFHLDRHAYSINGPVHLSTFFAMTYGLGFAALSATIVHVLLFHGREIWNQSKMAFGNSKKVDIHTRLMRRYKSVPMWWFYIILVVNIALIIFICEHYKESLQLPWWGVLLACAISIFFTLPIGIINATTNQQPGLNIITEYIIGYMYPERPVANMCFKVYGYISMTQALTFLQDFKLGHYMKIPPRTMFMAQVVGTVLSVFIYTITAWWLMRTIPNLCDTNMLPPDSPWTCPMDNVFFDASVIWGLLGPRRIFGDLGEYSKVNFFFLGGAIAPFLVWLAHKAFPGQKWITLIHMPVLLSATSIMPPATAVNFTSWILLAFLSGFVVYRYRQQWWKRCNYVLSGGLDAGTAFMTILLFLALNNNNISLNWWGNNLEGCPLATCPTEKGIVVKGCPIH
- the LOC108322831 gene encoding oligopeptide transporter 6 isoform X1; this translates as MASSFEVDCGSDSEKEKTENEECPVKQVELTVPKTDDPNMQILTFRMWVLGVLSCVLLSFVNQFFWYRTQPLLVTSVSAQIAVVPIGHFMARTLPTRVFFKDTKFEFSLNRGPFNIKEHVLITIFANSGAGTVYATHILSAVKLMYKRKLDFLPALLVMLTTQVLGFGWAGLFRKFLVEPGEMWWPSNLVQVSLFSALHEKGKRPKGGTTRTQFFLLVLVSGLAYYVFPGYMFSMLTSFSWICWVAPKSILVQQLGSGLKGLGIASFGFDWSTISSYLGSPLASPWFATANIAVGFFLIMYVMTPISYWFNAYHAKTFPIFSSKLFMGNGSRYDISTIVDSDFHLDRHAYSINGPVHLSTFFAMTYGLGFAALSATIVHVLLFHGREIWNQSKMAFGNSKKVDIHTRLMRRYKSVPMWWFYIILVVNIALIIFICEHYKESLQLPWWGVLLACAISIFFTLPIGIINATTNQQPGLNIITEYIIGYMYPERPVANMCFKVYGYISMTQALTFLQDFKLGHYMKIPPRTMFMAQVVGTVLSVFIYTITAWWLMRTIPNLCDTNMLPPDSPWTCPMDNVFFDASVIWGLLGPRRIFGDLGEYSKVNFFFLGGAIAPFLVWLAHKAFPGQKWITLIHMPVLLSATSIMPPATAVNFTSWILLAFLSGFVVYRYRQQWWKRCNYVLSGGLDAGTAFMTILLFLALNNNNISLNWWGNNLEGCPLATCPTEKGIVVKGCPIH